Proteins co-encoded in one Plasmodium reichenowi strain SY57 chromosome 10, whole genome shotgun sequence genomic window:
- a CDS encoding cell division cycle protein 20-like protein produces the protein MDNIFINSPIIKDYYNIKDFFLHIDNEIHLTELAFPCDYNTYGHFCLSNEDINKMMCTEENRFEKYNIEKENEDKITNYIYQTRYSRYSKYNIKMDEYTLRRNDYVKDDKVYYNPNHHKTNSITNYKNDDINKKSDNNKYFDEDIFIFNMYKNMEERNIRKNINRYNPIKDDNNNMYRNILFEHSHKNIMLREYDKTKNITFNPYGTYFLTYPFYILNNNKKEKRKIPNMPYRILSAPELMDDFYLNLLDWSKKNIIATALCDKLYLWNNNTCTNQKLFVANKIEKDIEQKDKGDDKRTEKKNDKDKKEKRKSNNYQYNQKCESIEILKPSEKNKPQKTISSLKWNINGNLLATGLSNGVVEIWDIEKCVRIRKYKNHKSRVNTLCWNHNILTSGGRDNKIINSDIRSKEIYYIELTKHKSEICGLEWNADGTYLASGSNDNSIYIWDKYTNKYLFHFQKHKAAVKAIAWCPYKNHILSSGGGSVDKKIFLWNIKTGKSINEIYTKSQVSNIIWSINTSELISTHSNSLNQIILWNLPQLKKVTTFRGHKSRVLYAALSPDGTSIATGSPDQTIRLWNIFPKCGDKSISLFFPLSNCYNTVR, from the coding sequence atggataatatttttattaattcaCCTATTATAAAAGACTACTACAATATAAaggatttttttttacatatagATAATGAAATACACCTTACAGAATTAGCCTTTCCTTGTGATTATAATACCTATGGACACTTTTGTTTATCAAATGAAgacataaataaaatgatgTGTACAGAAGAGAATAGATTtgagaaatataatatagaaaaagaaaatgaagacAAGATTAcgaattatatttatcaaaCTAGATATAGTAGATATagtaaatataacataaaaatggATGAATATACATTAAGAAGAAATGATTATGTTAAAGATGATAAGGTATATTATAATCCAAATCATCATAAAACTAATAGTAtaacaaattataaaaacgatgatataaataaaaaatcaGACAACAACAAATATTTTGATGAggatatttttatatttaatatgtataaaaatatggaagaaagaaatattagaaaaaatataaatagataTAATCCAATtaaagatgataataataatatgtatagAAATATCCTTTTCGAACATTCtcacaaaaatataatgttaagagaatatgataaaacgaaaaatataacatttaaTCCATATggtacatattttttaacatatcctttttatattttaaataataataaaaaggagaaaagaaaaattcCTAATATGCCATATCGTATACTATCTGCTCCTGAGCTTATGGatgatttttatttaaatttattagattggtcaaaaaaaaatattattgcAACGGCCTTATGtgataaattatatttgtgGAATAATAATACGTGTACAAATCAGAAATTATTTGTTGCGAACAAAATAGAAAAGGACATAGAACAAAAAGATAAAGGCGATGATAAAAGAACAGAGAAGAAGAATGATAAggataaaaaagaaaagagAAAATCAAATAATTATCAATATAATCAAAAATGTGAATCTATTGAAATTTTAAAACCATCAGAAAAAAACAAGCCCCAAAAAACCATAAGCTCTTTAAAATGGAATATAAACGGGAATTTGCTGGCAACTGGTTTATCAAACGGTGTTGTAGAAATATGGGATATAGAGAAATGTGTAAGaattagaaaatataaaaatcatAAATCAAGAGTTAATACATTATGTTGgaatcataatatattaacatcTGGTGGTCgagataataaaattataaatagTGATATCAGAAGTAAagaaatttattatattgaaTTAACAAAACATAAATCTGAAATATGTGGTTTAGAATGGAATGCAGATGGTACATATTTAGCTTCAGGTAGTAACGataatagtatatatatatgggataaatatacaaataaatatttatttcattttcaaAAACATAAAGCAGCAGTTAAAGCTATCGCTTGGTGTCCTTATAAAAATCATATCTTATCTAGTGGAGGAGGTTCAgtagataaaaaaattttcttatggaatataaaaacagGAAAATCTATAAACGAAATTTATACAAAATCTCAAGTATCTAATATTATATGGTCTATAAATACTTCCGAACTTATATCAACTCATAGTAATTCATTAAATCAAATTATCTTGTGGAATTTACCACAACTTAAAAAAGTTACTACATTCAGAGGACATAAATCAAGAGTACTATATGCAGCCTTAAGTCCTGATGGTACTTCTATTGCTACAGGATCACCTGATCAAACCATAAGACTATGGAATATATTCCCCAAATGTGGAGACAAAAGCATATCCCTATTTTTTCCCCTATC
- a CDS encoding hypothetical protein (conserved Plasmodium protein, unknown function), protein MYYKQYYTYDTYYRPYYPQYVLYEVPREKNVFCSLTEALCSCAVLIVTTFTSLCITSTDLIIRGCDNKRN, encoded by the coding sequence ATGTACTATAAGCAGTATTACACTTATGACACGTATTACCGACCTTACTATCCCcaatatgtattatatgaagttccaagagaaaaaaatgtattttgTAGTTTGACAGAAGCATTATGTAGCTGTGCAGTTTTGATCGTGACGACCTTCACTTCGTTATGTATTACTTCAACGgatttaataataagagGTTGTGATAATAAGAGGAACTGA
- a CDS encoding hypothetical protein (conserved Plasmodium protein, unknown function), which translates to MKCINVEAKTQQDHEVLYKMFESLRRHEDDKFINGSIKLKKKSLNEEINRFKDINDKYIFSNVKKKIKLKINGCIKIKKKGAHEEYYNHLVKEVLHGSIFIQNKNINNILDYIKYIKYIKLGGKISMVKKKKRTDKNEIISPLLSKENINKLRYLKRIYDVKKERNQKSPRKSSYNIEKKEILDLSMNRYSHFQSEMSNNYNLKNNNFYDSIKLVDNKMGKTKGNKDNDNDKDKDKDKDKDKDNDKDKDNDKDKDNDKDKDNDKDKSKEKEKNINIYKTNGSIKNTSNNNQFSFVLYPSSNDKIRHVDELEKKMNTFKLNIPSSIINKFNNSNNTNTLEKRESIKYNLIKERQEFMYEPIKNNKEKHNKIHLKGTINYINNFYNNNNKKKDNNNVHPTKFIFMGKKKKKIIEHEGTNDNYILCNEEKKKLLYMDEYNNETNKSHETNVLCGNKIYNKCGNKNIFLDHSVFLNYNKKVPKRISISCSSKNKDMKKSTYDETMLSMSDVDDVDYFMYIKEKNAIKYKDYMNKLKTTGQDKSSIKKEKSVIRIKTVEGQGDIKEKKSYMNDIKYKIDKKEPSNKENTLNITNKKFSFVSRKLSKHFSLSRSGATFSMSNKKEKERNKKKRTRFNKENTYMKKYLNKIMNMSILRRHFNNVNSSVYITHQKCFDKHEEDTRINEIKGKKGVIQTVDEKEDMNMLNVNNNKKHVMTKGYKNDHVGDSKEDNKNDNIGDSKEDNKNDNIGDSKEDNKNDNIGDSKEDNTTILSKEKNIKIGIYFEETCDIKQSNDKNICRTNEIKKMSSPVMNNLLTKKEGMLKKIAITKEKMGITKKEGVVLSMKKSISLNKDPEIHISSDDNVINKVNSTIKSVQDILSKQLFKSKGNALLINKNHVPQMDSTNKMVVDEKISFKNSLFKKDENKKTNYINLEKEEEKNVNMEKFLLNERKENYLNDERINKPGLSREYDVDIKKDPVLINEQVNLIKKEDQYIFINTEQEHEMMQGQKMNEDAVNSKGDENTKKKNENTINDKETIDIINKKNLSESAKEEIMEKEMLDEKDKNVPHFLECNNLHNKDENTKEMKVEKCNDYYMMDNITSKNNNMIIKKINMKMIPMVTKKALPKSKTLPILLKKNINISKEKFTTNKKLSNESIDKTESSNIKMDEHKEEEKQIIKPSKSIHKIIKPGRHSFFNANKLLNSIEVKIGEHNSKIIEKEGPIKMFSNSTSIISDGKIDSIHKSDEEEKINDLKEDSNVHIYVKEKENRNEKGKMFMKKGIPKLMMKFNAFSTKKMGINNLENNKKVNSLRSIKDDKILEKTNGTLEETNGTLEETNGTLEETNGTLEKTNDRLEETNEISNIQREEEVKNEKDATLQDDDDAGHTLKTTKAILMKKIPAKYKMNMVKMGDIKFPSHMNKFINKFHSVKILSTLKEFPVKKLIKKDSNEENNSLEKIKMDKEKINDVDMEKEADEDVMKIEESVMNKKGNDETEIEMNNNNEVDNNEVDNNEVDNNEVDNNEVDNNEVDNNEVDNNEVDNNKVDNNEVDNNEVDNNEVDNNEVDNNEVDNNKVDNISQDKSENSLNKIEEPNLVSESTTIEKEPIDKIIPRSFSKSLSIPMKVPTIKENINKAKPTFWNKPKGKIFFLTKKEKSISQAKEILRSLEKSNN; encoded by the coding sequence ATGAAGTGTATAAATGTTGAAGCTAAAACTCAGCAAGACCATGAAGTGCTCTACAAAATGTTTGAATCTTTAAGACGACATGAAGAtgataaatttattaatggtagcataaaattaaaaaaaaaaagtttaaatgaagaaatCAACCGATTTAAAGACATTAATGATAAGTACATTTTTAGCAATgtgaagaaaaaaataaaattaaaaataaatggatgtataaaaataaaaaaaaaaggagcACATGAAGAATACTATAATCACTTAGTAAAGGAGGTTTTACATGGGAGCATTtttattcaaaataaaaatataaataatattctagattatataaaatatattaaatatataaaattggGTGGGAAAATAAGTAtggtaaaaaaaaaaaaaagaacagataaaaatgaaatcATCTCTCCTCTTTTATcaaaggaaaatataaacaaattaaGATATCTAAAAAGAATTTATGATgttaaaaaagaaagaaatcAAAAGAGTCCAAGAAAATCAAgttataatatagaaaaaaaagaaatattagATTTAAGCATGAACAGATATTCTCATTTTCAATCAGAAATGTCTAATAATtacaatttaaaaaataacaattttTATGACAGTATTAAGTTGgttgataataaaatggGAAAGACAAAAGGaaataaagataatgataatgataaagataaagataaagataaagataaagataaagataacgataaagataaagataacgataaagataaagataacgataaagataaagataatgataaagatAAGTCTAAggagaaagaaaaaaatataaatatatataaaacaaatggtagtataaaaaatacgtcgaataataatcaattttcatttgtattatacCCTTCATCTAATGATAAAATTAGACATGTAGATGAacttgaaaaaaaaatgaatacttttaaattaaatatcCCCTCTtctattattaataaatttaataacTCTAATAATACTAATACGTTAGAAAAGAGGGAAagtattaaatataatttaataaaggAGAGACAAGAATTTATGTATGAACcaataaagaataataaagaGAAACATAACAAAATACATTTAAAGGGTActattaattatataaataatttttataataataataataaaaagaaagataataataatgttcATCCGActaaatttatatttatgggaaagaaaaaaaaaaaaatcattgAACATGAAGGTActaatgataattatattttgtgtaatgaagaaaagaaaaaattattatatatggacgaatataataatgaaacGAATAAATCACATGAAACAAATGTATTATGtggaaataaaatatataacaagtgtggtaataaaaatatatttctagATCATTCTGTTTTTTTGAACTACAATAAGAAAGTCCCCAAGCGTATAAGTATCTCATGCTctagtaaaaataaagatatgaAGAAATCAACGTATGATGAAACTATGCTGAGTATGAGTGATGTAGATGATGTAgattattttatgtatataaaagaaaaaaatgcaataaaatataaggATTATATGAACAAGCTAAAGACTACGGGTCAAGACAAATCTTcgataaaaaaagaaaagtcGGTTATAAGAATTAAAACGGTAGAAGGTCAAGGGGACataaaagagaaaaaaagttatatgaatgatataaaatataaaatagaTAAAAAGGAACCTAGTAATAAAGAGAATACtttaaatattacaaataaaaaattttcatttgtttCTCGAAAACTCTCAAAACATTTTAGTTTATCAAGAAGTGGAGCTACTTTTAGCATGTCcaataaaaaagaaaaggaaaggaacaaaaaaaagagaacCAGATTTAATAAGGAAAACacatatatgaaaaaatatttaaataaaattatgaacATGTCAATATTAAGGAGACATTTTAATAACGTTAATTCTAGTGTGTACATTACCCATCAAAAATGTTTTGATAAACATGAAGAAGATACAAGGATAAATGAGATAAAAGGTAAAAAAGGTGTCATACAAACTGTGGATGAAAAGGAAGATATGAACATGTTAAATGtgaacaataataaaaagcATGTAATGACGAAAGGTTATAAGAATGATCATGTGGGTGATAGTAAAGAGGATAATAAGAATGATAATATTGGTGATAGTAAAGAGGATAATAAGAATGATAATATTGGTGATAGTAAAGAGGATAATAAGAATGATAATATTGGTGATAGTAAAGAGGATAATACAACAATCCTTTCAAAggagaaaaatataaaaataggtatttattttgaagAAACATGCGATATTAAACAGagtaatgataaaaatatatgtagGACAAacgaaataaaaaaaatgagtTCTCCTGTTATGAACAACttattaacaaaaaaagaaggtatgttaaaaaaaattgcTATAACTAAAGAAAAAATGGGCATAACTAAGAAAGAGGGAGTTGTATTAAGCATGAAGAAATCAATTAGTTTAAATAAAGATCCAGAAATCCATATATCTAGTGATGACaatgttataaataaagtAAATTCGACCATAAAATCTGTACAAGATATTTTATCTAAACAATTATTCAAGTCTAAAGGAAATGCACTTctaattaataaaaaccATGTTCCCCAAATGGATTCTACTAATAAAATGGTTGttgatgaaaaaatatcttttaaGAATTCATTATTCAAGAAggatgaaaataaaaaaacgaattatataaatttagAAAAAGAGGAAGAGAAGAATGtaaatatggaaaaatTCTTACTAAATGAGCGGAAGgagaattatttaaatgatgaaagaataaataaaccTGGATTATCTAGGGAATATGATgttgatataaaaaaagacCCCGTTTTGATCAACGAACAAGTGAATCtcataaaaaaagaagatcaatatatttttataaataccGAACAAGAACATGAAATGATGCAAGGACAAAAAATGAATGAGGATGCAGTTAATTCAAAAGGAGATGAGaataccaaaaaaaaaaatgagaaCACAATAAATGACAAGGAGACGattgatattataaataaaaagaacTTATCAGAATCGGcaaaagaagaaataatggaaaaagaaatgttAGATGAGaaagataaaaatgtaCCACATTTTTTAGAATGTAATAATTTACATAATAAGGATGAAAATACAAAAGAGATGAAGGTTGAAAAATGtaatgattattatatgatggataatataacaagtaaaaataataatatgatcatcaaaaagataaatatgaaaatgatTCCTATGGTTACTAAAAAAGCTCTTCCTAAAAGTAAAACTTTAccaatattattaaaaaagaatataaatatttcgaaagaaaaatttacaACGAATAAGAAGTTATCTAACGAATCGATTGACAAAACGGAATCaagtaatataaaaatggatgaacataaagaagaagaaaaacaaattataaaacCGAGTAAAAGtatacataaaattataaaaccAGGAAGACACAGTTTCTTTAATGctaataaattattaaattctATTGAGGTAAAAATTGGAGAACATAATTCAAAAATTATTGAAAAGGAGGGACCAATAAAAATGTTCTCAAATAGTACGTCTATAATATCGGATGGAAAAATAGATTCTATTCATAAAAGTGATgaggaagaaaaaataaatgatttaAAGGAAGATTcaaatgtacatatatatgtgaaggaaaaagaaaatcgaaacgaaaaaggaaaaatgTTTATGAAAAAAGGGATACCTAAATTGATGATGAAATTTAATGCATTTTctacaaaaaaaatgggGATCAACAATttggaaaataataaaaaagtaaataGTTTGAGAAGCATAAAGgatgataaaatattagaaaaaacaaatggTACATTGGAAGAAACAAATGGTACATTGGAAGAAACAAATGGTACATTGGAAGAAACAAATGGTACATtagaaaaaacaaatgatAGATTGGAAGAAACAAATGAAATATCAAATATACAACGTGAAGAAGAAGTAAAAAACGAAAAAGATGCTACCTTACAAGATGATGATGACGCAGGACATACTCTAAAAACTACAAAGGCTATCcttatgaaaaaaattccagcaaaatataaaatgaatatggTAAAAATGGGAGATATTAAATTTCCCAGccatatgaataaatttataaataaatttcaCAGTGTGAAAATTTTATCAACATTGAAAGAATTCCCtgttaaaaaattaataaaaaaggatagtaacgaagaaaataattcgttagagaaaataaaaatggataaagaaaaaattaatgatGTTGATATGGAGAAAGAAGCTGATGAAGATGTTATGAAGATAGAAGAAAGTGTAATGAATAAAAAGGGAAATGATGAAACGGAAATTGAAatgaacaataataatgaagttgataataatgaagttgataataatgaagttgataataatgaagtggataataatgaagtagataataatgaagtagataataatgaagtagataataatgaagtagataataataaagtggataataatgaagtagataataatgaagtggataataatgaagtagataataatgaagttgataataatgaagtagataataataaagtgGATAATATATCACAAGATAAGAGTGAAAATTCTctaaataaaatagaagaACCAAACCTTGTATCTGAATCAACAACAATAGAGAAGGAACCGATAGACAAAATTATTCCAAGAAGTTTCTCTAAATCATTAAGCATTCCTATGAAAGTGCCTACaataaaagaaaacataaataaagCAAAACCAACATTTTGGAATAAACCCAAAGGgaaaatattctttttgaccaaaaaagaaaagagCATTTCGCAAGCAAAGGAAATTTTAAGATCTCTTGAAAAATCAAACAATTGA